A stretch of the Marinobacter sp. JH2 genome encodes the following:
- a CDS encoding zinc-binding alcohol dehydrogenase family protein has translation MKAVGYTDSLPINDPKSLQDVELPQPVATGRDLLVRVRAIGVNPVDAKVRQRAAAEEGQIKVLGWDAVGEVVATGEGVSLFKPGDQVYYAGDVTRQGSNAEYQIVDERIVGRKPASLSDSEAAALPLTSITAWEMLFDHLGLVQQDPGNITPSNEVILVIGAAGGVGSILIQLAKKLTGATVVATASRPESRQWVESLGADFVVNHREPLQPQIEQLVSEGSITSISHVASLNATDQYFDAYVELLRPFGKIALIDDPAALDVMKMKPKSLSLHIEFMFARSMHSAEDMQVQHELLDKVASLVEQGYIRTTAGKNLGAINAEHLRAAHAELEAGTAVGKIVLEGFE, from the coding sequence ATGAAAGCTGTTGGATACACCGACTCTTTACCCATCAACGATCCAAAATCCTTGCAGGACGTTGAACTGCCACAGCCAGTTGCTACAGGAAGGGACCTGTTGGTCCGGGTTAGGGCGATTGGCGTCAATCCGGTTGATGCCAAGGTGCGCCAGCGTGCCGCAGCAGAGGAGGGTCAGATTAAGGTTTTGGGCTGGGACGCCGTCGGAGAAGTCGTCGCGACGGGCGAGGGCGTCTCATTATTCAAGCCTGGCGATCAGGTTTACTACGCAGGCGATGTTACCCGTCAGGGCAGTAACGCGGAGTACCAGATCGTTGATGAGCGCATCGTCGGCCGAAAGCCCGCTAGCCTGAGCGATTCGGAGGCGGCAGCACTGCCCCTGACTAGCATCACCGCCTGGGAAATGCTCTTCGACCATCTCGGTCTTGTGCAGCAGGACCCAGGGAACATTACCCCGAGTAATGAGGTAATCCTGGTGATTGGCGCCGCCGGAGGGGTTGGTTCCATACTGATCCAGTTGGCCAAGAAACTGACCGGTGCCACTGTGGTGGCGACCGCCTCGCGGCCTGAGTCGCGCCAATGGGTGGAATCATTGGGTGCAGATTTTGTGGTGAATCATCGTGAGCCGCTGCAGCCGCAGATCGAGCAACTGGTGTCGGAGGGATCAATCACTTCGATCTCTCACGTGGCCAGTTTGAACGCCACCGATCAGTACTTCGATGCTTATGTGGAGTTGCTCCGGCCGTTTGGGAAAATTGCCTTGATTGACGATCCAGCGGCCCTGGATGTAATGAAGATGAAACCGAAGAGTCTGTCGCTTCACATTGAGTTCATGTTCGCCCGTTCCATGCATAGCGCCGAAGACATGCAGGTTCAACACGAGCTGCTGGACAAGGTCGCTAGTCTCGTGGAACAGGGCTACATTCGCACCACCGCCGGGAAGAATCTGGGGGCAATCAATGCTGAACATCTGCGTGCAGCACATGCCGAATTGGAAGCAGGAACAGCGGTAGGGAAGATCGTTCTGGAAGGCTTCGAGTAA
- a CDS encoding GGDEF domain-containing phosphodiesterase: protein MVYSILLISLVAIAFLSHHDGFDRHSVFVMVVFLGSLIYLYDQWGIAKEILNSAEDKRRLKTSGITIRRLKRDRYHDSVTDLFNKVGLITYLRSSGEDYSTFIIFALKVRDVDTLYSSHSKASIDDLIRDLTGRLQGCSFDKKTIAHLGLGEFLILVPGADSENLDSVGQDFFTLFEEPFNSPLGPMSFSVAIGCAFYPEHSTSRQGVIPYALTALKAAESQAGNHLELYTDDMAIQLNRRAFVRSQLASAIKHEEFVLHIQPKLNLQSNTVDSAEALVRWESPTMGMVSPAEFIPVAESTSDIVPLGRWVLKEAARILGGTSLPSKFSLAVNVSVKQLADPRFVPDIQEIARQLQGTGRTLELEITESIMITDEAIFRKTLGKVSELGVKIALDDFGTGYSSLSYLTSLTADRLKLDKSFIDPIPENQRQASFVSTVIAMAHSLGIPIVAEGVERPEQLKWLSENQCDTIQGYFLSRPLPLSQFSDWLESNVCPETNGFKAPLLVAAG from the coding sequence ATGGTTTACTCAATCCTGTTGATATCGTTAGTCGCTATTGCTTTCCTTTCGCATCATGACGGTTTTGATCGGCATTCAGTATTCGTCATGGTCGTTTTTTTGGGTTCATTGATTTATTTGTATGATCAGTGGGGGATTGCAAAAGAAATCCTGAATTCCGCCGAAGATAAGCGTCGTTTAAAGACTAGTGGAATAACCATTAGGCGGCTAAAACGCGATAGATACCACGATTCAGTGACCGATCTATTCAATAAGGTGGGGCTGATAACCTATCTGCGCAGCTCCGGCGAGGATTATTCAACCTTCATAATTTTTGCGTTGAAAGTTAGGGATGTCGACACGCTTTACTCAAGCCACAGTAAAGCGTCCATCGACGATCTTATTCGCGACCTTACGGGCCGGTTGCAAGGCTGTAGTTTTGATAAAAAAACAATCGCCCACTTGGGTCTGGGTGAGTTCCTGATTTTGGTGCCGGGAGCGGATAGCGAAAATCTGGATTCAGTCGGACAAGATTTTTTTACACTTTTCGAAGAACCTTTCAATAGCCCTTTAGGCCCGATGAGTTTTAGCGTGGCGATTGGTTGTGCGTTTTATCCCGAGCATTCCACGAGTAGACAGGGCGTTATTCCATACGCGTTGACCGCGCTCAAGGCGGCAGAGAGTCAAGCGGGGAATCATCTGGAGTTGTACACCGACGACATGGCGATCCAGCTGAATCGCAGAGCTTTTGTTCGCTCACAGCTAGCAAGCGCCATAAAACACGAAGAATTCGTACTGCACATTCAGCCGAAGCTGAATCTTCAATCGAATACGGTAGACAGTGCTGAAGCGCTGGTTCGTTGGGAAAGCCCGACGATGGGAATGGTTAGCCCAGCAGAATTTATACCCGTTGCAGAATCAACCAGCGATATTGTGCCGTTAGGTCGATGGGTGCTAAAGGAAGCGGCTCGTATATTGGGGGGAACAAGCTTACCGTCAAAGTTCTCGTTAGCTGTGAATGTATCGGTCAAGCAACTGGCCGACCCACGATTTGTCCCCGATATTCAGGAGATCGCTCGTCAGCTGCAGGGGACAGGCCGTACGCTGGAGCTTGAGATTACTGAAAGTATTATGATTACCGATGAGGCTATTTTCAGAAAAACCCTGGGGAAAGTCTCTGAGCTGGGCGTTAAGATTGCCTTAGACGACTTTGGTACAGGCTATTCCTCTTTGAGTTATCTGACCAGCCTCACGGCCGACAGGCTGAAGTTGGATAAGTCCTTCATTGATCCGATACCTGAAAACCAACGCCAAGCTTCATTCGTGTCTACTGTTATCGCTATGGCTCACAGTCTGGGCATTCCAATTGTTGCCGAGGGTGTAGAGAGACCGGAACAACTCAAGTGGTTGAGTGAAAATCAGTGCGACACCATACAAGGCTATTTTTTATCCCGGCCTTTACCGCTTAGTCAGTTTTCGGATTGGCTTGAGAGTAATGTCTGCCCGGAGACGAATGGTTTTAAGGCTCCACTGTTGGTGGCTGCAGGATAG
- the ccoG gene encoding cytochrome c oxidase accessory protein CcoG, with product MNRLIPVTQITPSSPSSRSSSKIYPRSFTGLYRRIRIGGGAILFALYFGTVWLNWGKRQAVLWDIADKKFHIFGATYWPEDLVLLSAILIICAFGLFFITAVAGRIWCGYACPQSVWMWVFLWAEKLAEGDRRQRIKLDDARLSRKKVLRRLLKHCLWLLISIVTAVTFVGYFTPIRDLVPDLLSFNISGSALFWVFFFTAATYVNAGWFREKVCLHMCPYGRFQSSMVDNESLVVAYDAGRGDPRGSRSIGSDPSAQGLGDCIDCEMCVQVCPTGIDIRDGLQMECIGCAACIDACDSIMDKMGYEKGLVRYASHNEIENGTRHLLRPRLVAYFLILVTMIGLFSWGLASRPLLTLDVQRDRGLFRYNGSGLIENSYLLNLTNKSNETIHTFIAVYGGEGFSMRGPDGVTLGAGEQREIPVVLEKDASSVQGAVTDVSFEVTTFEKPDRQIVAPTTFLTPAPR from the coding sequence ATGAATCGACTGATCCCGGTCACACAGATTACCCCGAGCTCTCCATCAAGTCGGTCGTCCAGCAAGATTTACCCACGGAGCTTTACTGGCCTATACCGACGAATCCGAATCGGCGGCGGCGCGATTCTATTTGCTTTGTATTTTGGAACCGTCTGGTTGAACTGGGGAAAGCGGCAGGCAGTTCTATGGGATATTGCAGACAAAAAATTTCACATATTTGGCGCTACCTACTGGCCGGAAGACCTTGTTCTCTTGTCAGCTATTTTGATCATCTGTGCGTTCGGACTGTTTTTCATAACCGCTGTCGCGGGTCGAATTTGGTGTGGATACGCCTGCCCGCAAAGTGTTTGGATGTGGGTTTTTCTCTGGGCTGAAAAACTGGCCGAGGGCGATCGTCGCCAACGAATAAAGTTAGATGACGCAAGATTGAGTCGGAAAAAAGTCCTAAGACGATTGCTGAAACATTGTCTTTGGCTACTAATCAGTATCGTGACCGCTGTGACCTTTGTTGGATATTTCACACCGATACGAGACTTGGTACCGGACCTGCTGTCGTTTAACATCTCAGGGTCCGCACTCTTCTGGGTGTTTTTCTTCACCGCAGCGACATACGTAAATGCTGGCTGGTTCCGTGAAAAAGTGTGTTTACACATGTGCCCCTACGGCCGTTTCCAGTCCTCCATGGTTGATAATGAATCATTGGTGGTCGCGTACGATGCTGGCCGGGGCGACCCTCGCGGCAGCCGATCCATTGGGTCAGATCCCTCTGCTCAAGGGCTGGGTGATTGTATAGATTGCGAAATGTGTGTGCAGGTGTGCCCGACCGGCATTGATATTCGTGATGGTCTGCAAATGGAATGTATTGGGTGTGCTGCATGCATCGACGCGTGTGATTCGATCATGGATAAAATGGGCTACGAAAAGGGACTGGTGCGTTACGCGAGTCACAACGAAATAGAGAACGGTACCAGGCATCTCTTACGGCCTCGCCTCGTCGCATACTTTCTTATACTGGTAACCATGATAGGTTTGTTTTCCTGGGGCTTGGCTTCACGACCTTTGCTAACGCTGGACGTCCAAAGGGATAGGGGCCTTTTCCGTTACAACGGCTCGGGACTCATTGAAAACAGTTACTTGCTGAATTTAACTAATAAATCAAATGAAACGATACATACCTTCATTGCGGTCTACGGTGGAGAGGGATTCAGCATGCGTGGGCCGGATGGAGTGACACTCGGCGCTGGCGAACAAAGGGAAATTCCGGTTGTACTGGAAAAAGATGCTTCAAGCGTCCAGGGCGCCGTTACCGATGTTTCCTTTGAAGTGACCACTTTCGAAAAGCCCGATCGGCAGATTGTCGCACCTACTACGTTTTTAACGCCCGCTCCCCGGTGA
- a CDS encoding aldolase/citrate lyase family protein, whose product MRFNRLMQRFNKGEGVVNGWLSMPCGFAAEIMAHQGWDSLTIDMQHGLIGYPELVSMLTAISTTPTVPLVRVPSLEPGLIMKVLDAGAYGLIAPLINNADDARALVESSRYPPMGKRSYGPHRAMLYAGADYATYANDEVLVLGMIETREGVANLDEILEVDGLDGIYIGPADLALSHGEKPGFDHGEGQLDTIIQTLIARCRQKGKVVGIHNGTPEHASSMLARGCNLVTAGSDASLLVNGSRGILKAMGLQTQNGDVY is encoded by the coding sequence ATGCGTTTTAATCGACTTATGCAACGCTTTAATAAAGGAGAGGGTGTTGTCAACGGATGGCTGTCAATGCCTTGCGGGTTTGCCGCCGAAATCATGGCGCATCAGGGTTGGGATAGTCTGACCATCGATATGCAGCATGGCCTGATCGGTTATCCGGAACTTGTTAGCATGCTGACCGCAATTTCCACAACTCCAACTGTGCCGTTAGTCCGGGTTCCCAGTTTAGAGCCCGGGTTGATCATGAAGGTGTTGGATGCAGGAGCCTATGGCCTTATCGCGCCGTTGATCAATAACGCTGACGATGCACGGGCCCTGGTGGAATCCAGCCGTTACCCCCCAATGGGAAAACGCAGTTATGGGCCCCACCGCGCCATGCTGTATGCCGGCGCGGACTATGCCACTTATGCCAACGATGAAGTGCTGGTTCTGGGTATGATCGAGACCCGCGAAGGCGTTGCCAATCTTGATGAAATCCTTGAGGTTGATGGTCTCGATGGCATTTACATTGGCCCCGCGGACCTTGCGCTCTCACATGGAGAAAAACCCGGTTTTGATCATGGAGAAGGTCAGCTGGACACAATCATTCAAACGCTCATTGCACGCTGTCGTCAAAAAGGCAAAGTGGTGGGCATTCATAATGGCACCCCGGAACATGCGAGCAGCATGCTGGCCCGCGGTTGTAATCTGGTTACAGCGGGTTCGGATGCAAGTCTGTTGGTTAATGGCTCCCGCGGCATTCTTAAAGCCATGGGCCTCCAGACTCAGAACGGCGACGTTTATTGA
- a CDS encoding tyrosine-type recombinase/integrase, producing the protein MSSFSGHPLFDTAENLEDQGDFHRHPSIPEFFQNLSIPEELLRADYEITRKFLLKYSDVQGTFVRFRSEVQRFLNYLWVTSKRTLSQTDSDVMTAYFKTLTMPPKSWISKGIYSAFQDRQGLRLPNAQWRPFAIRSKLEKTEGTIHYAITQASLNASKTALQTFFKYLLIQDYIQKNPMIGMRKRDQKVQTINDVDSETDVRRLSDIQWAYLLESLLLAAEENRKYERHLFVVVTMKSLFLRVSELGPRQRQNGSTRTPVFGDFKRKFVQGEEYWAYYVFSKGDKDRTITLPDEYLPYLQRWREHLGCLTAMPVQGDNHPILPSAKGGALSKRQVQRVYEQAIMLTVERLDAEGRTEEARQLESIRTETHYLRHTGASQAIEAGADIRHISEELGHASAAFTESVYVNSDQAMRRFAGRKRRV; encoded by the coding sequence ATGTCATCATTTTCAGGCCACCCGCTTTTTGATACCGCCGAAAACCTTGAAGACCAGGGTGATTTTCACCGGCACCCGTCAATACCAGAGTTCTTTCAGAACCTCAGCATTCCCGAAGAATTGCTGCGTGCGGACTACGAGATCACGCGTAAATTTCTTCTAAAATATTCGGATGTCCAAGGCACCTTTGTTCGATTCCGTTCTGAGGTTCAGCGTTTCCTGAACTATCTGTGGGTCACATCGAAACGCACCCTTTCACAAACAGACTCCGACGTAATGACGGCGTACTTCAAAACATTGACCATGCCACCCAAAAGCTGGATTAGTAAAGGAATTTACTCCGCCTTCCAAGACCGTCAGGGGCTTCGCTTACCGAATGCCCAATGGCGCCCTTTTGCTATCCGTTCCAAACTGGAAAAAACCGAAGGCACGATCCACTACGCCATTACTCAAGCCTCGCTCAACGCCAGCAAGACCGCTCTTCAGACGTTTTTCAAATACCTCCTGATTCAAGACTACATCCAGAAAAATCCAATGATTGGCATGCGCAAGCGTGACCAAAAGGTCCAGACTATCAACGATGTCGATTCCGAAACCGATGTTCGCCGTCTTTCGGATATACAGTGGGCTTATCTACTCGAATCGCTGCTGCTGGCAGCAGAGGAAAACAGGAAATACGAACGTCACCTGTTCGTTGTGGTCACCATGAAATCGTTATTTTTGCGGGTGAGCGAATTAGGACCAAGGCAGAGGCAAAACGGCTCAACAAGAACGCCGGTGTTTGGAGATTTCAAACGAAAATTCGTCCAAGGTGAAGAGTACTGGGCCTATTACGTGTTCAGTAAAGGTGATAAGGATCGTACGATTACCCTGCCAGACGAATACCTGCCCTACCTTCAGCGTTGGCGAGAACACCTTGGGTGTTTGACTGCGATGCCTGTTCAGGGCGACAACCACCCTATTCTGCCCTCCGCCAAGGGCGGTGCTTTAAGTAAGCGCCAGGTCCAGCGAGTGTATGAACAGGCCATCATGCTTACCGTCGAAAGATTGGATGCCGAAGGTCGGACGGAGGAAGCTCGCCAGCTCGAAAGCATCCGAACCGAAACCCATTACCTCCGTCATACCGGTGCCAGCCAAGCCATTGAGGCCGGCGCTGATATACGGCATATCAGTGAAGAGCTTGGACATGCCAGCGCCGCCTTCACTGAATCTGTTTACGTAAATTCAGATCAGGCGATGCGGCGGTTCGCTGGGCGAAAACGGCGGGTTTAA
- a CDS encoding PLP-dependent aminotransferase family protein — MDSSLPKYQLLEDEIKQGIVAGRWKCGERLPSIRTLCDLHGCAKITIQHALQRLEAKGLVESRERAGFFVTYQNEEFDTPCRMERIESPKPVSVSELFRDIMTRSAAFDLTPSLHSGEMPQGIVQLNRSIGRALRRQKGGFQYYDEPAGDPGLRHQLATLFAKRGWTADASEICITSGCQQSLFLALLTVCSEGDVVAVESPGFYGVLQLLEQLKLKVIEVPTSLQTGMDVAAFSDILEHWDVRVCVVQPAFATPGGAVMPRAARRRLLELAEKHDLAIIEDDIYAETGWSGVPDTLKSLDKSGRVIHCSSLSKVLSRDLRLGWVSGGRWHSAILQMKLTSQLASSRFVQQGVESYIKEGDYAAFLRKFRLQLRRQRDQLLEHLAVCPLAVRTTAPQGGLAVWVEFPEAINTIDIYSRALDEGIVITPGSLFSGADRFGNCLRISFSHPWDVQRTKALKRVLELVQNP; from the coding sequence ATGGATAGTAGCCTCCCGAAGTACCAGTTACTTGAAGATGAAATAAAGCAAGGTATCGTCGCTGGCCGGTGGAAATGTGGCGAGCGATTGCCCTCCATCAGAACGCTGTGCGACCTGCACGGCTGTGCAAAGATAACCATTCAGCACGCGCTACAACGGCTCGAAGCCAAAGGATTGGTTGAATCCCGCGAGCGCGCAGGCTTCTTTGTTACCTATCAGAATGAAGAGTTTGACACGCCCTGCCGGATGGAACGCATTGAATCACCCAAGCCCGTATCGGTAAGCGAGCTGTTCCGGGACATTATGACGAGAAGTGCGGCGTTTGATTTGACGCCGAGTCTGCACTCGGGAGAAATGCCTCAAGGAATTGTTCAGCTTAACCGTTCAATTGGTCGGGCCCTGCGGCGTCAGAAAGGGGGGTTCCAATATTATGATGAACCCGCGGGCGATCCCGGCCTGAGACATCAGCTTGCCACGCTATTTGCCAAAAGAGGCTGGACCGCGGATGCCTCGGAAATTTGCATAACCTCTGGATGCCAGCAGTCTTTATTCTTGGCTTTGCTGACGGTTTGTTCCGAAGGCGATGTTGTCGCCGTAGAATCACCGGGCTTTTATGGGGTTCTTCAGTTGCTGGAGCAATTGAAGTTAAAAGTCATCGAGGTGCCAACGTCTTTGCAGACAGGCATGGATGTCGCTGCGTTCTCCGATATTTTGGAACATTGGGACGTTCGTGTTTGCGTGGTACAACCCGCGTTCGCAACACCAGGAGGTGCGGTTATGCCAAGAGCCGCCCGAAGGCGGTTACTTGAACTAGCCGAGAAGCACGACCTCGCCATAATCGAGGATGATATTTACGCGGAAACCGGCTGGTCCGGTGTACCGGACACCCTCAAATCTCTGGATAAATCAGGCCGGGTGATTCACTGCAGCTCGTTGTCAAAAGTACTTTCACGCGATCTCAGACTCGGCTGGGTAAGTGGAGGCAGATGGCACTCTGCCATTCTTCAAATGAAGCTTACTTCTCAGCTAGCGAGTAGTCGTTTTGTTCAGCAAGGTGTCGAAAGCTACATCAAAGAAGGCGATTACGCTGCCTTCCTACGTAAGTTTCGTCTTCAATTACGAAGGCAGAGAGACCAGTTGCTGGAACATTTGGCTGTCTGTCCACTGGCCGTGCGCACCACGGCACCTCAGGGTGGTTTAGCCGTTTGGGTCGAATTTCCAGAAGCGATCAATACAATTGATATCTATTCTAGGGCGTTGGATGAGGGCATTGTCATCACGCCAGGAAGCCTTTTCTCAGGGGCAGACCGATTCGGTAATTGCTTAAGAATCAGCTTTTCCCACCCATGGGACGTTCAGAGAACGAAAGCGCTGAAGCGTGTCTTGGAGCTGGTTCAAAACCCGTGA
- a CDS encoding SDR family oxidoreductase: protein MSQYARYPSLKGRHIFISGGASGIGACMVEHFCEQQSKVTFVDIDEKAGTALAERMQAQGAQVRFSYCDVTDITSLREVINAAVGDFGTIGVLVNNAARDTRVPLTELDVETWDELQATNLRHVLFASQAVFAGMEAAGGGSIINFSSPSSMRRSRDISAYSSAKAGTIGLTRTLSRDMGDAGIRVNTVLPGWVITERQKALWWDPELERQVLENQSLHQRVVPADVARMVLFLASDDSRMITAQTYIVDGGLV from the coding sequence ATGAGTCAGTATGCGCGTTACCCCAGTCTAAAAGGTCGGCATATTTTTATTAGTGGCGGAGCCAGCGGAATTGGCGCCTGTATGGTGGAGCACTTCTGCGAACAGCAGTCAAAAGTTACCTTCGTGGATATTGATGAAAAGGCGGGCACCGCGTTGGCGGAGCGCATGCAGGCCCAAGGCGCCCAAGTACGCTTCTCTTACTGCGATGTTACTGACATTACCTCGTTACGGGAGGTCATCAATGCGGCAGTCGGTGATTTCGGTACCATCGGGGTGCTGGTTAACAATGCTGCCCGCGATACGCGAGTGCCACTAACAGAGCTTGACGTTGAAACCTGGGATGAGCTGCAGGCCACCAATCTTCGACACGTCTTGTTTGCGAGCCAGGCGGTGTTCGCTGGAATGGAAGCTGCCGGGGGTGGGTCAATCATCAACTTCAGCTCACCTAGCTCCATGCGCCGTTCGCGAGATATTAGCGCATACTCCAGTGCCAAGGCAGGTACCATCGGTTTAACTCGTACCTTATCCAGAGATATGGGAGATGCCGGTATTCGTGTCAACACTGTGTTGCCTGGGTGGGTCATTACCGAGCGCCAGAAGGCCCTGTGGTGGGATCCAGAGCTTGAGCGCCAGGTACTCGAGAATCAGAGTCTGCACCAGAGGGTAGTGCCAGCAGACGTAGCCCGGATGGTGCTGTTCTTGGCTTCAGACGATAGCCGTATGATTACGGCCCAGACCTACATCGTAGATGGCGGCTTGGTTTAA
- a CDS encoding IS3 family transposase (programmed frameshift): protein MPEMITGKKTQQYSTEFKVKAVEWSHQAHRSVKSVAEALDIHPFMLSRWRKEYREGKFAMKRVKKAPAEAKKKIQEQDEIARLKRRVSELQEENDILKKSTFSGRGTTEAFQFVWKHRREYSVKALCRHLKVSRSGYYAWANRKPGQRAAENAALLLKIRRVYDGSKGRYGSPRVYQALRREGEQVGENRVARLMQEWGMKARVMRVYRRMSKRRDELKALPNHRLSVEKPVEVNQQWSSDVTYIKLGRKYVFLAVVLDLFSRRIVSWRLDECLNAALAKSALRDAFSARQPKAGLLFHTDRGTEYRAQKTQAFLNRNNVRHSMNRPGQCTDNAEVESFFKTLKGELLHATSFVTMRQLRKHIKDYIECFYNSQRLHSGLGYRTPIEFEGIN, encoded by the exons ATGCCGGAAATGATCACGGGGAAGAAAACCCAACAGTACAGCACTGAGTTCAAAGTCAAAGCGGTGGAGTGGAGTCACCAGGCCCACCGCAGCGTCAAAAGCGTTGCCGAAGCACTGGATATCCACCCCTTCATGCTGTCACGCTGGCGAAAGGAATACCGTGAAGGAAAGTTCGCCATGAAACGGGTCAAGAAAGCGCCAGCAGAAGCCAAAAAGAAAATACAGGAACAAGATGAGATTGCCCGCCTGAAACGCCGAGTATCGGAGCTTCAGGAGGAAAACGACATTTTAAAAAAG TCAACGTTTTCAGGCCGAGGAACGACGGAAGCGTTCCAGTTCGTCTGGAAACACCGACGAGAATACAGCGTAAAAGCGCTGTGTCGGCACTTAAAGGTGTCGCGGTCCGGTTATTACGCCTGGGCAAACCGGAAGCCCGGTCAGAGAGCCGCTGAGAACGCCGCACTTCTGTTAAAGATCCGTCGTGTTTACGACGGTAGCAAGGGCCGCTATGGCAGCCCTAGGGTCTATCAGGCCCTGCGCCGGGAAGGCGAACAGGTTGGCGAGAATCGTGTGGCGCGCCTGATGCAGGAATGGGGCATGAAAGCGCGAGTGATGCGAGTGTATCGCCGAATGAGCAAGCGCCGTGACGAGCTCAAAGCCCTTCCCAACCACCGCTTGAGCGTTGAAAAGCCTGTGGAGGTGAATCAGCAATGGAGCAGTGACGTTACCTACATCAAGCTGGGTCGAAAGTACGTGTTTCTAGCGGTGGTTTTAGACCTGTTCTCCCGCCGGATCGTCAGCTGGCGCTTGGATGAATGCTTAAATGCAGCTCTGGCCAAAAGCGCTTTGAGAGACGCTTTTTCAGCAAGGCAGCCGAAAGCGGGTCTGTTGTTCCACACAGATCGTGGCACGGAATATCGTGCCCAGAAAACACAGGCATTTCTGAACCGGAACAACGTACGCCACAGCATGAATCGACCGGGACAATGCACCGACAACGCTGAGGTCGAATCATTCTTTAAAACCCTGAAGGGAGAATTGCTGCATGCGACTAGCTTTGTGACGATGCGGCAATTACGGAAACATATAAAAGACTATATTGAGTGCTTTTATAACAGCCAACGGCTGCACAGTGGCCTTGGTTACCGGACTCCGATAGAGTTCGAGGGAATTAACTGA
- a CDS encoding LysR family transcriptional regulator, which produces MTFDDLTVVLKVAEFRNITAAATSLDMRPATASAAVKRVEQTLGVELFVRSTRHLRLSAAGEKYLPQCEQALELLDEAQQNIRSGEEAVAGEIRLSVSSDLGRNRVVPWIDQLMTSHPGLSLRVQITDSNVDFFRDSVDMALRYGSPDDSNLYGFKICDIPRLLCATPSYLSEHGTPAHPHDLANHNGLFYQLQDIPYDLWTFKRGDEEFRVKMKGNRASNDGDLVRRWCAAGHGLAVKSCLDISDDLLAGRVVNVMPEYAPPVSELWLICPTRQSITPAVRLLRDTLKEHCQDIIQMMNHEGVLSGQNPLPSPGSGR; this is translated from the coding sequence ATGACCTTCGATGATCTGACCGTTGTGCTCAAAGTGGCCGAATTCCGAAACATCACGGCGGCGGCCACCAGCCTTGATATGCGACCTGCGACCGCAAGCGCGGCCGTCAAACGCGTTGAACAGACATTGGGGGTTGAGCTATTTGTTCGCTCTACCCGCCACCTTCGGCTTTCAGCGGCCGGCGAAAAGTATCTGCCTCAATGCGAGCAGGCACTAGAATTGCTCGACGAGGCCCAACAGAACATTCGCTCCGGCGAAGAAGCCGTTGCAGGAGAAATTCGACTATCGGTGTCATCCGATCTTGGCCGGAACCGGGTAGTCCCGTGGATCGACCAATTAATGACCTCTCACCCGGGGCTGAGCTTGCGTGTTCAAATTACCGACAGTAACGTCGATTTTTTCCGGGATTCCGTTGATATGGCTCTTCGCTACGGCTCCCCCGATGACTCCAATCTGTATGGTTTCAAAATCTGTGACATTCCACGCCTCCTCTGCGCTACACCGAGCTACCTGAGCGAGCATGGAACCCCCGCGCACCCACACGATCTGGCCAACCACAACGGGCTCTTCTATCAACTGCAGGACATTCCCTACGACTTGTGGACCTTTAAGCGGGGTGACGAGGAGTTTCGAGTAAAAATGAAAGGCAACCGGGCGTCCAACGATGGCGATCTGGTTCGGCGCTGGTGTGCGGCGGGACACGGCCTGGCCGTGAAATCCTGCCTCGACATCTCGGACGACCTGCTGGCGGGAAGAGTCGTCAATGTCATGCCTGAGTATGCGCCACCGGTCTCAGAGTTATGGTTGATTTGCCCAACACGACAATCGATCACGCCAGCCGTGCGATTGCTGAGGGATACCCTGAAAGAGCATTGCCAGGACATCATCCAAATGATGAACCATGAAGGAGTGCTCTCAGGGCAAAACCCATTACCCTCACCGGGGAGCGGGCGTTAA